Proteins from a genomic interval of Psychrobacter fulvigenes:
- a CDS encoding ABC transporter permease → MSWSKRWIAFQTILLKEIRRILRIWPQTLLPPVITMTLYFVIFGRMIGDRVGEMGGVPYMQFIVPGLIMMAVITNSYSNVVSSFFSAKFTSSIEELLVSPVSKHAILAGYVSGGIFRGLVIALIVSIVALFFTDLGIEHLFVTVFTVLGTSILFSLGGFINAVFARSFDDISIIPSFVLTPLTFLGGVFYSMEDLSTFWQNVSLLNPIVYMVNSFRYGILGYSDVNVFYSMAAIFAFCVVFYIIAYRLLDDGSRIRL, encoded by the coding sequence ATGTCATGGTCTAAAAGATGGATTGCTTTTCAAACGATTTTGCTGAAAGAGATTCGCCGTATTCTGCGAATTTGGCCGCAGACATTATTGCCGCCAGTTATTACGATGACGCTCTATTTTGTCATCTTTGGCCGAATGATAGGTGATAGAGTGGGCGAGATGGGCGGAGTGCCTTATATGCAGTTTATCGTGCCTGGTCTCATCATGATGGCGGTGATTACCAACAGTTACTCTAACGTGGTATCGAGCTTCTTTAGTGCCAAGTTTACCTCTAGTATTGAGGAGCTGCTGGTATCCCCTGTCTCCAAACATGCCATATTAGCGGGTTATGTCAGTGGCGGTATCTTTCGTGGTCTGGTCATTGCACTAATCGTTTCGATAGTAGCGCTGTTTTTTACCGATCTTGGTATTGAGCATTTGTTTGTGACAGTTTTTACGGTACTGGGCACGTCGATTCTGTTTTCGCTTGGCGGCTTTATCAATGCGGTTTTTGCGCGCTCATTCGATGACATCTCAATCATTCCAAGTTTTGTGTTAACGCCTTTGACCTTCCTCGGTGGTGTGTTTTACTCGATGGAAGACTTGTCAACATTTTGGCAAAACGTATCGCTACTGAACCCCATTGTCTATATGGTGAATTCGTTCCGTTATGGCATTTTAGGCTACTCTGATGTCAATGTGTTTTATTCAATGGCGGCTATCTTTGCCTTTTGTGTGGTGTTTTATATCATTGCTTATCGATTGCTCGATGATGGGTCACGAATTCGTTTGTAA